The Saccopteryx leptura isolate mSacLep1 chromosome 2, mSacLep1_pri_phased_curated, whole genome shotgun sequence genome has a window encoding:
- the LOC136392447 gene encoding olfactory receptor 10D1B-like produces MRNASVVTEFILLGIPHTEDLETMLFALFLSFYIFTLVGNLLILLAIVSSVQLHTPMYFFLCKLSVCDIFFPSVSSPKMLFYLSGHTRAISYAGCVCQLFFYHFLGCTECFLYTVMAYDRFVAICHPLRYTVIMSHRVCAILAMGASFFGCIQATFLSTLTFQLPYCGPNEVDYFFCDIPVMLKLACADTSALETVGFISVGLMPLSCFLLILTSYSLIVYSILQIRSAEGQRRAFSTCSAHLTAILLFYMPVVLIYLRPTPSPWLDATVQVLNNLVTPMLNPLIYSLRNKEVKLSLRKVLHQLGFLPEPWERENSS; encoded by the coding sequence ATGAGGAATGCCTCAGTGGTGACCGAGTTTATCCTGCTGGGCATCCCCCACACAGAGGATCTGGAGACCATGCTCTTTGCCCTGTTTCTGTCCTTCTACATCTTCACCCTTGTGGGAAACCTGCTTATCCTGCTGGCAATTGTCTCCTCCGTTCAACTTCACACTCCCATGTACTTCTTCTTGTGCAAACTGTCGGTGTGTGACATATTCTTCCCTTCTGTGAGTTCCCCGAAGATGCTCTTCTACCTCTCGGGGCATACCCGAGCCATCTCCTATGCAGGTTGTGTGTGCCAGCTCTTCTTTTACCATTTCCTGGGTTGCACGGAGTGTTTCCTGTACACAGTGATGGCCTATGACCGCTTCGTTGCTATATGTCACCCTCTACGCTACACGGTAATCATGAGCCACAGAGTGTGTGCCATCCTGGCCATGGGTGCCTCATTTTTTGGCTGTATTCAGGCCACTTTTCTCAGCACTCTCACCTTCCAGTTACCCTATTGTGGCCCCAATGAGGTGGACTATTTCTTCTGTGACATCCCTGTGATGCTGAAGCTGGCCTGTGCAGACACCTCCGCCCTGGAGACGGTGGGGTTCATCAGTGTGGGCCTCATGCCCCTCAGCTGCTTCCTTCTCATCCTCACCTCCTACAGTCTCATTGTCTACTCCATCCTGCAGATCCGCTCTGCGGAGGGCCAGCGTCGTGCCTTCTCCACCTGCAGTGCCCACCTCACTGCCATCCTCCTTTTCTACATGCCTGTGGTCCTCATCTACTTGAGGCCAACCCCAAGCCCCTGGCTGGATGCAACTGTCCAGGTCCTGAATAACCTGGTCACCCCCATGCTGAACCCCTTGATCTACAGCCTCAGGAATAAGGAGGTAAAATTGTCTCTGAGGAAAGTCCTACATCAGCTGGGCTTTCTTCCTGAGccatgggagagagagaacagtagCTAA